One window of the Halonatronomonas betaini genome contains the following:
- a CDS encoding ABC transporter substrate-binding protein, with product MEKLLKRGMFLFLVLMLTVLLIPNSAEIVEASEHEDRFGGTMNIAQKMAVSHLDSDNSTDWLITSMMNHVYEGLFEFDENLEAQPHLAKDYEITDEGRKYVVELREGVLFHNGDEMTSDDVIASFNRWLEVNGAGSTVAPYFKEIERVDDYNLNFIFEEPYAPFINILASPVSNQKFVVRHQDIIEEFGSDVITEHIGTGPYKYVDWIPDRNLRLERFEDYQPSPLEPSYYSGERIPYIENVVYEFITEPTVRVSGVQTGQFDFAEEVPTDQFEMFEANPDIEPVVIYPDQMAMFIMNNAKHPFNNKYARQAMVYALDLEELGYSMIGNPEFWRLEASLHEEGNPWHSSRAGEGIYNNYDPEKAEELLEKAGYDGTPLVILSGQDDRVERQGAIAIKDQLEKIGVEVELQLFDRPTVVERRAREDGWNIHLSTFSKIVPDPQIHQGWTGTNKWILNWDDEYSAQMDEIFARMMVETDYEARYEIVEEFYDFMWETVPYFNMLDFSRLNIVNSSVQNFQEAWQPFFWNIWFE from the coding sequence ATGGAAAAATTATTAAAAAGAGGGATGTTTTTATTTCTGGTATTAATGCTCACAGTATTATTAATCCCTAATAGTGCAGAAATAGTGGAAGCCAGTGAGCATGAAGACAGGTTTGGAGGAACCATGAATATAGCACAGAAAATGGCAGTCTCTCATCTAGATAGTGATAACTCCACTGACTGGCTTATTACTTCAATGATGAATCATGTCTATGAAGGACTCTTTGAATTTGATGAAAACCTAGAAGCCCAGCCACATCTGGCTAAAGATTATGAAATAACTGATGAAGGCCGCAAATATGTCGTTGAGTTAAGAGAAGGCGTTTTATTTCATAATGGTGATGAGATGACAAGTGATGATGTTATAGCTTCATTTAATAGATGGCTTGAAGTCAATGGAGCTGGAAGTACTGTTGCTCCTTATTTTAAAGAAATAGAAAGGGTTGATGATTATAATCTAAACTTTATATTTGAAGAACCATATGCTCCTTTTATAAATATTCTTGCCTCTCCAGTTTCCAATCAGAAATTTGTTGTAAGACATCAGGATATCATTGAAGAATTTGGTTCTGATGTTATTACAGAACATATTGGGACAGGACCATATAAGTATGTAGACTGGATTCCAGATAGAAATTTAAGACTTGAAAGATTTGAAGATTATCAACCAAGCCCCTTAGAACCGTCATATTATTCAGGAGAGAGAATTCCTTATATAGAAAATGTAGTTTATGAATTCATAACTGAACCGACAGTTAGAGTTTCAGGTGTTCAGACAGGTCAGTTTGATTTTGCAGAAGAAGTGCCAACTGATCAATTTGAAATGTTTGAAGCTAACCCTGATATTGAGCCAGTAGTTATTTATCCAGATCAGATGGCCATGTTTATAATGAATAATGCTAAACATCCTTTTAATAATAAATATGCCCGCCAGGCAATGGTGTATGCTCTAGATTTAGAAGAGTTAGGTTATTCAATGATAGGTAATCCAGAATTCTGGCGCCTTGAAGCCTCACTCCACGAAGAAGGTAATCCATGGCATAGCAGCAGAGCCGGTGAGGGTATTTACAATAATTATGACCCAGAAAAAGCAGAAGAACTATTAGAAAAAGCCGGTTATGATGGAACACCTCTGGTTATCTTAAGTGGCCAGGATGATAGAGTAGAGCGCCAGGGAGCAATAGCAATCAAAGATCAATTAGAAAAAATCGGAGTAGAAGTAGAGCTGCAACTCTTTGATAGACCAACAGTTGTTGAAAGGCGGGCCAGAGAAGATGGCTGGAATATTCATTTATCGACATTTTCCAAAATAGTACCTGATCCTCAGATTCATCAGGGCTGGACTGGTACTAATAAGTGGATTTTAAACTGGGATGATGAATATTCTGCACAGATGGATGAGATCTTTGCCAGAATGATGGTAGAAACAGACTATGAAGCAAGATATGAGATAGTCGAAGAATTTTATGATTTTATGTGGGAGACAGTCCCATACTTCAATATGTTAGACTTTAGCAGACTGAATATAGTAAATAGTTCAGTCCAGAATTTCCAGGAAGCCTGGCAGCCCTTTTTCTGGAATATCTGGTTTGAATAA
- a CDS encoding ABC transporter permease, with amino-acid sequence MFFTNLSKVIKKTNFKIALIIIIIMSFLTIFAPVITEFSPLENNSRNRLQSPSLTHYMGTDEFGRDIFARVLYGARNSIQVGISVVFLTIIFGGIVGIIAGYYSKLDNVIMRILDGLMAFPGIIIAISLAAIWGGGKYNIIIALSFSYFPKMARIVRSSILSIKDLEYIESAKAIGASNSRIIFRHILKNSISPIMVQASFNFARAILDEAALSFLGVGIMPPNPSLGGMISDARSFLSVAPWIITFPGIFIVIIVLSFNLIGDGLRDLLDPHLQNNY; translated from the coding sequence TTGTTTTTCACAAACCTTAGTAAAGTCATTAAAAAAACAAATTTTAAAATAGCACTTATAATTATAATAATCATGTCTTTTCTGACAATTTTTGCTCCAGTAATTACTGAATTTAGTCCACTTGAGAACAATAGCAGAAATAGGTTACAAAGTCCATCATTAACTCATTATATGGGTACTGATGAATTTGGAAGAGATATTTTTGCTAGAGTATTATATGGAGCAAGAAATTCAATTCAGGTAGGTATCTCAGTTGTTTTTCTGACAATAATCTTTGGTGGGATAGTAGGTATAATCGCTGGCTATTATTCAAAACTAGATAATGTAATAATGCGAATATTAGATGGACTTATGGCTTTTCCAGGTATTATAATTGCAATCTCGCTTGCAGCAATTTGGGGAGGCGGTAAATATAATATTATTATTGCTTTGTCATTCTCATACTTTCCTAAAATGGCCAGGATAGTAAGATCATCAATTCTTAGTATAAAAGACTTAGAATATATAGAATCAGCTAAAGCCATTGGTGCCAGTAACTCTCGAATAATATTCAGGCATATTTTAAAGAATTCAATTTCTCCAATTATGGTCCAGGCTTCATTTAATTTCGCCAGAGCTATTTTAGATGAAGCCGCTCTAAGTTTTTTAGGAGTTGGAATAATGCCACCTAATCCAAGTTTAGGCGGTATGATATCAGATGCAAGATCATTCCTGTCAGTAGCCCCATGGATAATAACATTTCCAGGTATCTTTATTGTAATTATTGTCTTGAGTTTTAATTTGATAGGAGATGGTTTAAGAGATTTATTGGATCCTCATTTACAAAATAACTATTAA
- a CDS encoding ABC transporter permease: protein MKSYILKRLISLIPVIIIVAIITFFITNLMPGDPVRVILGNMATEEQVIQLEEQLGLDQPLIYRFIDWSGNIIRGDLGDSLYLNSSVRVAIISRLEPTFLIALMAQFMGGVLGLFFGILAAVNHRKILDQLSITVSLLGISVPSFWLSIILILIFSVWLRWFPVSGYEPLAEAGLSTFRYLILPSTALAFMQAGIIARITRSSILDTFKEDYIRTARSKGLYQRTIIIKHSLRNAMVPIITVIGHNFAILLGGTWIIETIFFIPGTGYLAINAIMRRDIPVIQGCIIFVALIYITVNLLVDISYAFFNPRIKYS, encoded by the coding sequence TTGAAATCATATATTCTTAAAAGACTAATTTCTTTAATCCCTGTGATTATTATTGTTGCCATAATTACATTTTTTATAACTAATTTAATGCCTGGAGACCCAGTTAGAGTTATTTTAGGAAATATGGCAACAGAAGAACAGGTTATACAACTTGAAGAGCAATTAGGATTAGACCAACCTTTAATATATAGATTTATAGATTGGTCAGGAAATATTATAAGAGGAGATTTAGGAGATTCACTATATTTAAACTCTTCAGTTAGAGTAGCAATAATTAGTCGGCTGGAACCAACTTTTTTAATAGCTTTAATGGCTCAATTCATGGGAGGAGTTTTAGGGCTTTTTTTCGGTATCCTGGCTGCTGTAAACCATAGAAAGATATTAGATCAACTTTCAATAACAGTTTCTCTTTTAGGAATTTCTGTCCCGAGTTTCTGGCTTTCAATTATTCTTATATTAATTTTTTCTGTATGGTTAAGATGGTTTCCAGTAAGTGGCTATGAGCCTTTAGCAGAAGCGGGCCTTTCCACCTTTAGATATTTAATTTTACCGTCAACTGCTCTGGCTTTTATGCAAGCTGGAATTATTGCGAGGATAACACGAAGCTCAATATTAGACACATTTAAGGAAGACTATATTAGAACTGCCAGGAGCAAAGGGCTTTATCAGAGAACAATAATAATAAAGCATTCATTAAGAAATGCAATGGTACCAATTATAACGGTAATTGGTCATAATTTTGCTATACTTTTAGGTGGCACCTGGATAATTGAGACAATATTTTTTATACCAGGAACTGGTTACCTTGCTATTAATGCTATCATGAGAAGAGATATACCTGTTATACAGGGTTGTATTATTTTTGTTGCCTTAATTTATATTACTGTAAATTTATTAGTAGATATAAGTTATGCTTTTTTTAACCCCAGAATTAAATATAGTTAA
- a CDS encoding triose-phosphate isomerase, protein MESEYKLNSPIFYVNPKAYVFGKELLKFAKEADKISARYDIQIILSPQTTDIRLISNNTNHLLIFAQHIDPLNKGRGHGLILPEAVKEAGAQGVVLNHGEYQLKFSQISKAINIAKNLKLLTLVAGESLSELAALSRLDPDIILAEPSELIGTGKRSDENYIKKSIKIIKDIDLEVKVMYGAGISSGEDVKDIISLGSDGAGAASGIFESDNPIRVLEEFIYAMNKLV, encoded by the coding sequence ATGGAATCTGAATATAAATTAAATTCACCTATCTTTTATGTTAATCCTAAAGCCTATGTATTCGGTAAAGAACTTTTAAAGTTTGCAAAAGAGGCAGATAAAATATCAGCGAGATACGATATACAGATAATTCTTTCACCACAGACAACAGATATTCGCTTGATTTCAAATAACACAAATCATTTATTAATCTTTGCCCAGCATATTGATCCATTAAATAAAGGGAGAGGACATGGTTTAATTCTTCCAGAAGCAGTAAAAGAAGCAGGGGCACAAGGAGTTGTTTTAAATCACGGGGAATATCAGCTTAAATTTTCACAGATATCCAAAGCTATTAATATAGCTAAAAATTTAAAATTATTAACCCTTGTTGCTGGAGAATCATTATCAGAACTTGCTGCTTTATCCAGATTGGATCCAGATATTATTCTTGCTGAGCCATCAGAATTGATAGGAACTGGAAAAAGAAGTGATGAGAACTATATAAAAAAGTCCATTAAAATTATTAAAGATATTGATCTTGAGGTAAAAGTAATGTATGGAGCTGGAATAAGTTCAGGAGAAGATGTTAAAGATATAATAAGTTTAGGCTCTGATGGTGCTGGGGCGGCCAGTGGAATTTTTGAATCTGATAATCCAATAAGAGTACTAGAAGAATTTATTTATGCAATGAATAAATTGGTTTAA
- a CDS encoding carboxypeptidase-like regulatory domain-containing protein — MRNIKKIVFSIMVLFVVFAITGCSSSSDIVTFTGDRPVRGEVSGTVVETFSDDNPVEDARIVRTDSNSVTYSESDGNYRLEDVDNNTEITVTRDGYEPVSRTVEVEEDGQTININFRLYKEYSEDDESDSDNGNEESTISADLLFELNWQEGVEDLDAHLIVPDSNDSSQEGYHIYYQDQGSRNSYPYAELDQDILTYENNEPETIRIERLYEGRYIYFIKNFSMYDSDNREDVPEISDSEAMVRVRENGEWTEYEAPTDENGMHWHLFDIIVDENGYEIDYINEFTDDEPGLD; from the coding sequence ATGAGAAATATCAAAAAAATTGTGTTTTCTATCATGGTTTTATTTGTTGTTTTTGCAATTACAGGCTGTTCTTCATCCAGTGATATAGTTACTTTTACCGGTGATAGACCTGTTAGAGGTGAGGTTAGTGGTACAGTTGTTGAAACTTTCAGTGACGATAACCCTGTAGAAGATGCCAGGATAGTGAGAACAGACAGTAACTCAGTAACATACTCAGAAAGTGATGGTAATTATAGATTAGAAGATGTTGATAACAATACTGAAATTACAGTAACAAGAGACGGTTATGAGCCTGTTTCAAGAACAGTAGAAGTGGAAGAAGATGGCCAAACAATTAACATAAATTTTAGATTATATAAAGAATATAGTGAAGATGATGAATCAGATAGTGATAATGGAAATGAAGAAAGTACAATAAGTGCAGATTTGCTATTTGAATTAAACTGGCAAGAAGGTGTCGAGGACCTTGATGCACACTTAATAGTTCCAGATAGTAATGATTCCAGCCAGGAAGGTTATCATATTTATTATCAGGATCAAGGTTCTAGAAATAGTTATCCCTATGCTGAACTTGATCAAGATATTTTAACTTATGAGAATAATGAACCTGAAACTATTCGGATTGAAAGATTATATGAAGGTCGCTATATATATTTCATTAAAAACTTTTCAATGTATGATTCAGATAATCGAGAAGATGTACCAGAAATAAGTGATTCTGAAGCAATGGTTCGCGTTCGTGAAAACGGTGAATGGACTGAATATGAAGCTCCTACAGATGAAAATGGAATGCACTGGCATCTTTTTGATATTATAGTTGATGAAAATGGATATGAAATAGATTATATAAATGAATTTACCGATGATGAACCAGGGTTAGACTAG
- a CDS encoding single-stranded-DNA-specific exonuclease RecJ has protein sequence MNYQEIAKSYNLDESISKILIKRGFNTRKKLNDFFSPSIDKLQSYNDIPNIENVIDLLKEHIEHGSIVIFCDFDCDGLTSAAILYKAVKKFDSRANIKILSGDRYRDEYGLSKKSVELIKKELKPSLVITLDCGISNQIEINELKDDNIEVIVIDHHKNDDLESLKILGDNFIDLKVKSGNYQFKEFSGGGITWRVGQALLKESFDEVLDLVTLSTVADVVPLVGENRYIVAAGLEKFCSGDINPGLDKLTSFLCQSPEAITASDLGYQIGPAINATGRLGSPEPVLDLLLYEERKPAQDLNQLAHQLISNNEKRKELTDRIMEIVDKKIKPELNVILVKGKILRGLVGLIAGKLSSKYNKPAIVIDSQTLKGSARSIEPFDIYANLKRCQQEGMLEETGGHKLAAGLKLKAGRFRDFFEKVNQLAEGIEYKRETYDLELDLDRVNSDLLDSLYRLAPFGHKNRHPVFLSKDVEIDNPNLIKERHLKFESNDIESIGFYMADKFERVKSGYADLLYQPEWTTFRNRTYINLIVKDIY, from the coding sequence ATGAATTATCAAGAGATAGCAAAATCATATAATTTAGATGAAAGTATTAGTAAAATATTAATAAAGCGAGGCTTTAATACCAGAAAGAAGTTAAATGATTTTTTTAGTCCTTCTATAGATAAACTTCAGTCTTATAATGATATTCCAAATATAGAAAATGTGATTGACTTATTAAAAGAACATATTGAACATGGCTCAATAGTTATTTTTTGCGATTTTGATTGTGATGGTCTGACATCGGCTGCTATTCTTTATAAGGCAGTTAAAAAATTTGATTCTAGAGCTAATATCAAAATATTAAGTGGTGATAGATATCGGGATGAATATGGGCTTTCAAAAAAATCAGTTGAGTTAATCAAAAAAGAATTAAAGCCATCACTGGTTATAACCCTGGATTGTGGTATCTCTAATCAGATAGAAATAAATGAGTTAAAAGATGATAATATTGAAGTTATAGTTATTGACCATCATAAAAATGACGATTTAGAGAGTTTGAAAATTTTAGGTGATAATTTTATAGATCTAAAAGTAAAAAGTGGGAATTATCAATTTAAAGAATTCTCTGGAGGAGGAATTACCTGGAGAGTAGGTCAGGCTTTATTAAAGGAATCATTTGATGAGGTTCTTGATCTTGTAACTCTTTCTACTGTCGCAGATGTTGTTCCACTTGTAGGTGAAAACAGATATATTGTTGCTGCCGGTCTAGAAAAATTTTGTTCAGGCGATATAAATCCTGGCCTGGATAAATTAACTTCTTTTTTGTGCCAATCACCTGAAGCAATTACTGCTTCGGATCTGGGTTATCAGATAGGTCCAGCCATTAATGCAACAGGAAGACTGGGATCGCCTGAGCCTGTTCTTGACTTACTTTTATATGAAGAAAGAAAACCAGCCCAAGATTTAAATCAACTTGCTCATCAATTAATTTCAAATAATGAGAAACGAAAAGAATTAACAGATAGAATAATGGAGATAGTTGATAAGAAAATCAAACCAGAATTGAATGTGATTTTGGTTAAGGGTAAAATTTTAAGGGGGCTAGTTGGTTTGATAGCCGGCAAACTTTCTAGCAAATATAATAAACCAGCTATTGTTATTGATAGTCAGACCTTAAAAGGAAGTGCCAGAAGTATTGAGCCTTTTGATATTTATGCGAATTTAAAGAGATGTCAGCAAGAAGGTATGTTAGAAGAAACTGGAGGTCATAAGCTGGCTGCTGGTTTAAAATTAAAAGCTGGAAGATTTAGAGACTTTTTTGAAAAAGTTAATCAGCTAGCAGAAGGTATTGAGTATAAAAGGGAGACTTACGATCTTGAATTAGATTTAGATAGGGTTAACTCAGATTTACTTGATAGTCTATACAGACTTGCTCCCTTTGGGCATAAAAATAGACATCCTGTTTTTTTATCTAAAGATGTTGAAATAGATAATCCTAATTTAATTAAAGAAAGACATTTAAAATTTGAGTCTAATGATATTGAAAGCATAGGATTTTATATGGCTGATAAGTTTGAGAGAGTTAAATCTGGTTATGCTGATCTCCTTTATCAGCCAGAATGGACAACATTTAGAAATAGAACTTATATTAACTTGATAGTTAAGGATATTTATTAA
- a CDS encoding DUF47 domain-containing protein: MAKLFGDFDKLESDFADFGEMVGVCMTKSLEALFLYLEEGESERVKELTSIVHRYESKADEKRRDIITSILNGSLMPHTRSDMLNLIESIDDIADFSEDIIDEIIFLGLKFEYLEIEKTKEMKELLLEQYSKLTKGLNLLFKDMDQALVYAHQLEEIESKLDDIEEELIRSVGQNEDLDTASKLSHRNLIKNISDLADVIEKVGDVIEIVISVRRG, encoded by the coding sequence ATGGCAAAATTATTTGGTGATTTCGATAAGCTAGAATCTGATTTTGCTGATTTTGGTGAAATGGTTGGGGTTTGTATGACAAAATCTCTTGAAGCCCTTTTTCTTTATTTAGAAGAAGGAGAAAGTGAAAGGGTTAAAGAGCTTACCAGTATTGTCCATAGATATGAAAGCAAAGCAGATGAGAAAAGACGGGATATTATTACTAGCATTTTAAACGGTAGCTTAATGCCCCATACCAGAAGTGATATGTTAAACTTAATTGAATCTATTGATGATATAGCTGACTTTTCAGAAGATATTATAGATGAGATAATCTTTCTTGGCTTAAAATTTGAGTATCTTGAAATTGAAAAAACTAAAGAGATGAAAGAATTGCTTTTAGAACAATATAGTAAATTAACTAAAGGTTTAAACCTTCTCTTTAAAGATATGGACCAGGCTTTAGTCTATGCCCATCAACTTGAAGAAATTGAATCTAAACTTGATGATATAGAAGAAGAATTAATTAGAAGTGTTGGGCAGAATGAAGATCTAGATACGGCCAGTAAACTTTCCCATCGAAATCTGATAAAAAATATATCTGACCTGGCAGATGTTATTGAAAAGGTTGGAGATGTAATAGAGATAGTAATCTCAGTAAGACGAGGATAG
- a CDS encoding inorganic phosphate transporter, with translation MWYLLSGVYLGGTLGANDAANIFGTAVVTKALKFKTAALLSVIFVIIGSGLEGAGGMETLGGLAEQTLLTAFLSSLAAALTVTLMTVLELPVSTSQAVVGAIIGGNILTGTVDFSPLIPILFAWILTPIGGLVISFILYKLYSIFVQHRINNLKYFETFVRVGLVLAGMYGAYSLGANNVANVVGVFVEAGMFEPELAGIIGGMAIGLGIFFSRGVMETIGRRITALTPLTALITVIAHSITLYIFARIGIPVSSSQAIVGAVLGIGLVKGTNMMDFEMAKKILFGWIGTPSVAFLIGIILNIIFL, from the coding sequence ATGTGGTACCTTTTATCTGGAGTATATTTAGGCGGAACTCTTGGAGCAAATGATGCAGCCAACATCTTTGGAACTGCTGTTGTTACTAAAGCTCTTAAATTTAAAACAGCTGCTTTATTAAGTGTAATTTTTGTTATTATCGGTTCTGGTCTTGAGGGTGCTGGAGGCATGGAAACCCTTGGTGGCCTGGCAGAACAGACACTTTTAACAGCCTTTTTAAGTTCACTGGCTGCTGCCCTTACTGTTACTTTAATGACCGTACTGGAATTGCCAGTGTCAACATCACAGGCTGTTGTTGGAGCCATAATTGGTGGCAACATCTTAACAGGAACTGTTGACTTTTCGCCACTTATACCAATTTTATTTGCATGGATATTAACTCCGATTGGAGGCCTTGTGATTTCTTTTATTCTATATAAGTTATATTCAATATTTGTACAACATAGAATTAATAATCTTAAATATTTTGAGACATTTGTTAGGGTTGGACTTGTACTGGCAGGAATGTATGGAGCCTATTCATTAGGGGCCAATAATGTCGCCAATGTTGTAGGTGTATTTGTTGAAGCTGGCATGTTTGAACCAGAACTTGCTGGTATTATAGGTGGTATGGCTATTGGACTTGGTATATTTTTTAGTAGAGGAGTCATGGAAACCATTGGCAGAAGAATTACTGCTTTAACGCCATTAACTGCTTTAATAACAGTCATAGCTCATTCTATAACACTTTATATCTTTGCTAGAATAGGTATACCGGTCTCATCATCCCAGGCTATTGTTGGAGCAGTATTAGGGATTGGTCTGGTCAAAGGCACTAATATGATGGATTTTGAAATGGCTAAAAAAATTCTCTTTGGCTGGATTGGAACTCCATCAGTTGCCTTTTTAATTGGGATAATTTTAAATATTATCTTTTTATAA
- a CDS encoding DUF3006 domain-containing protein, translating to MKVTVDRIENGIAILLIRPEEKYSFEIPVEYLPEKSNESDILSLEFKKEISETEEAKKRVKNLIEKLKNK from the coding sequence ATGAAAGTAACAGTCGATAGGATTGAAAATGGAATTGCTATTTTATTAATTAGACCAGAAGAGAAATATAGTTTTGAAATACCAGTTGAATATCTTCCAGAAAAGTCAAATGAAAGTGATATTCTTTCATTAGAATTTAAAAAGGAGATAAGTGAAACTGAGGAAGCAAAAAAAAGGGTGAAAAATCTTATTGAAAAATTAAAAAATAAATAG
- a CDS encoding helix-hairpin-helix domain-containing protein gives MNIFRKNKFLILIFALAFLLIFSFNVAAELTVHFIDLGQGDAILLQHQEGDTVLIDGGDRFASVEEKLISYLNEAGVDRFDAIIATHPHADHIGGLSAVIEKFPVDAIYDSGRVHTSQTYEDYLLLIDEKDLTFKTPRRGDKIELDNLTFDIIHPGEDTEKYSLNDSSIVTYLQYDQISFIFTGDIEEFAEREILGTGIDISSTILKVAHHGSRTSTNNYFLEAVNPEIAVIQVGEDNRFNHPAPEVINLLEKNDIEIYRNDLDGDIIVNTDGEYYSIETNRLNQDDLDQAEESEISEPEDSETNYSQININQASKSQLESLWGVGPVTADNIIEYREDNDEFQTIEEIKEVDGIDSNKFNRWKDQITI, from the coding sequence ATTAATATCTTTAGAAAAAATAAATTTTTAATTTTAATATTCGCACTCGCATTTCTGCTGATATTCAGTTTTAATGTTGCAGCAGAATTAACAGTTCATTTTATCGATTTAGGCCAGGGAGATGCTATTCTCTTGCAGCATCAAGAAGGTGATACAGTTTTAATTGATGGTGGTGATAGATTTGCCAGTGTTGAAGAGAAATTAATTTCATATCTAAATGAGGCCGGCGTTGATAGATTTGATGCGATTATTGCTACTCATCCTCATGCTGATCATATTGGAGGTTTATCTGCAGTAATTGAAAAATTTCCAGTTGATGCTATTTATGATAGTGGTAGAGTCCATACATCTCAGACCTATGAAGATTATTTACTTTTAATAGATGAAAAAGATCTTACTTTTAAAACGCCTAGAAGAGGAGATAAAATAGAACTGGATAATCTGACATTTGATATTATTCACCCTGGCGAAGATACAGAAAAATATAGCTTGAATGATTCTTCTATTGTAACTTATCTTCAATATGATCAGATATCATTTATATTTACCGGTGATATTGAGGAATTTGCTGAAAGAGAAATCTTAGGTACTGGTATTGATATTTCGTCAACTATCCTTAAGGTGGCTCACCATGGCAGCAGAACTTCTACTAATAATTATTTTCTTGAAGCTGTAAATCCTGAAATAGCTGTTATCCAGGTAGGCGAGGATAATAGATTTAATCATCCAGCGCCAGAAGTTATAAATTTACTCGAGAAAAATGATATTGAGATTTATAGAAATGATTTAGATGGTGATATAATTGTTAATACAGATGGGGAGTATTATTCTATTGAAACAAATAGATTAAATCAAGATGATTTAGATCAAGCAGAGGAATCTGAAATAAGCGAACCTGAAGATTCAGAAACTAATTATAGCCAAATTAATATTAATCAGGCTTCTAAGTCTCAACTTGAATCACTCTGGGGGGTTGGACCTGTAACTGCTGATAATATTATTGAATATAGAGAGGACAATGATGAGTTCCAGACAATTGAAGAAATAAAAGAAGTCGATGGAATTGATTCAAACAAGTTTAATAGATGGAAAGATCAAATAACTATATAA
- a CDS encoding YaiI/YqxD family protein — MIGIKILVDGDGSPVIQITEKIAKEFSYKLIIFTNYAHQIESDYAKIKKLDIESQSVDMEIINRVEAGDIVITQDYGLAALVLGKGATVLNNSGNRYTEENIDNLLAKRHLYAKMRRANKRHPTHSKRTPEEDKNFKKCLIRLLEGRD; from the coding sequence GTGATAGGAATTAAGATATTAGTCGATGGAGATGGATCTCCAGTAATTCAGATAACTGAAAAGATTGCAAAAGAATTTAGCTATAAATTAATTATTTTTACTAATTATGCCCATCAGATAGAATCTGATTATGCTAAGATTAAAAAGTTAGATATAGAATCTCAGTCAGTTGATATGGAGATAATAAATAGAGTCGAAGCAGGTGATATAGTTATCACTCAGGATTATGGACTGGCTGCTCTGGTTTTAGGAAAAGGAGCTACTGTTCTCAATAACTCAGGCAATAGATATACTGAAGAAAATATAGATAATCTTCTGGCTAAACGCCATTTATATGCTAAAATGAGGAGAGCAAATAAACGTCACCCAACTCATAGCAAGAGAACTCCAGAGGAAGATAAAAATTTTAAGAAATGTTTAATTAGGTTATTAGAAGGGCGGGATTAA
- a CDS encoding TraX family protein produces the protein MSSFQLKIIAITTMLIDHIGYVIFPDLIILRIIGRLAFPLFAFLITEGYCHTSNFNKYLARLAILAIISQYPFWLAFGFDSGLNIFVTLALGLIAIALSDRFGSIIPVVLLASLADIIGADYRFFGVFLIYFIHHFRYDYKYMLISVTGLYGFFYLFIGLMNPGDSTFYYIQLFALISFILIKFYSGKQGLKLKYFFYLFYPVHLLILGLFF, from the coding sequence ATGAGCTCATTTCAGTTAAAGATAATAGCTATTACAACAATGTTAATTGATCATATTGGTTATGTTATTTTCCCTGATCTTATTATTCTGAGAATCATTGGAAGACTGGCATTTCCGTTATTTGCTTTTTTAATAACTGAAGGTTATTGCCATACTTCAAATTTTAATAAATATCTGGCCCGGCTAGCTATACTTGCAATAATATCCCAATATCCATTCTGGCTGGCCTTTGGTTTTGATTCTGGATTAAATATATTTGTCACTCTAGCTTTAGGATTAATTGCAATTGCTCTTAGTGATAGATTTGGAAGTATCATACCAGTTGTATTGCTAGCATCTCTGGCAGATATTATTGGTGCTGATTATAGGTTTTTTGGTGTTTTTTTAATCTACTTTATTCATCATTTCAGGTATGATTATAAGTATATGTTAATATCAGTAACAGGTTTATATGGATTTTTTTATTTATTTATTGGATTAATGAATCCTGGAGATTCAACATTTTATTATATTCAGCTTTTTGCTCTTATTTCATTTATTCTGATAAAATTTTATAGTGGTAAACAGGGGTTAAAATTAAAATATTTCTTTTATTTATTTTATCCTGTTCATTTATTAATTCTTGGGTTATTCTTTTGA